One Belonocnema kinseyi isolate 2016_QV_RU_SX_M_011 chromosome 6, B_treatae_v1, whole genome shotgun sequence genomic region harbors:
- the LOC117175541 gene encoding uncharacterized protein LOC117175541: MRLKSKIVERNDSFSFICPIVLDGKHKVVELLIRETHENMCYAGVQTLICHLREKFWILSMRKTVQSVVSKCIRCKKFDAKKMKADPAHLPVHRVKNAAVFEVIGVDFAGPVFLRGKQKGWICLFTCAIYRAVHLEPVTSMSTKVFLDSFHRFIGRRGRPSIVYSDNGTNFVGADNAFESLNWDKISKYSSVKRIDWSFNPPSATCWGG, translated from the coding sequence ATGcgtttaaaaagtaaaatcgtTGAACGCAATGATAGTTTCTCGTTCATATGTCCAATAGTGCTAGATGGTAAacacaaagttgttgaattactAATCCGAGAAACTCATGAAAATATGTGTTATGCTGGCGTGCAAACTTTAATATGTCATTTACGAGAGAAATTTTGGATTCTATCTATGCGAAAGACTGTCCAATCTGTTGTATCGAAATGTATTAGGTGCAAGAAATTCGACGCTAAGAAAATGAAAGCTGATCCAGCCCATTTACCTGTCCATCGAGTAAAAAATGCAGCGGTATTTGAAGTAATTGGGGTGGATTTTGCTGGGCCAGTGTTTTTACGTGGAAAGCAAAAGGGTTGGATCTGCTTATTCACGTGCGCAATATATCGAGCTGTTCACCTAGAACCAGTAACGTCAATGTCAACTAAAGTATTTTTAGATAGTTTTCATCGATTTATCGGACGTCGTGGAAGACCCTCCATCGTCTACAGTGATAATGGGACAAATTTTGTCGGCGCCGATAATGCGTTCGAGTCTTTAAATTgggataaaatttctaaatacagCTCTGTGAAGCGCATTGATTGGAGTTTCAATCCACCGAGTGCGACATGTTGGGGAGGTTGA